A genomic segment from Thermostichus lividus PCC 6715 encodes:
- a CDS encoding S41 family peptidase, with product MSWQPHWRPWTSVVGVGLVLLLMPRAIAATTTLKDSPKALVDEAWQVIYKNYIDQTFNQLDWPSIRTELLSKRYSDRDAAHRVIQQTLMRLNDPYTRFLPPQEYSQLLLQTQGQQVDVGITLVEAGELFRVSTIQAGSVAAKSDLKVGDEILAINGRGSDRLTLERATLALRGPAGSKVRLLVRREGRPQPFSIELTRAGDIPRTVNFQTLTVGQQRVGYIRLSGFNSRSVEQMKEAVNILKGERVQGFILDVRHNPGGLLEAGIEITRQWLDSGVIVRIQQHQREETIRAQQNAISHLPLVILVNHTSASASEILAGALQDQGRATVVGTRTFGKVRVQAVHEMADGSALVVTIARYLTPRGTDISAGGITPDVMVATDPTVDLELRLNPNLLPRPTDPVMVKALELLNTKISDRRSANVR from the coding sequence GTGAGTTGGCAGCCGCATTGGAGACCGTGGACATCTGTGGTGGGGGTAGGGCTGGTCTTGCTATTGATGCCCCGGGCGATCGCCGCGACAACAACCCTCAAAGATTCCCCCAAAGCCCTTGTGGATGAAGCATGGCAGGTCATCTACAAAAACTATATTGACCAAACCTTTAATCAGTTGGACTGGCCGTCTATTCGCACTGAGTTGCTCTCAAAGCGCTACAGCGATCGCGATGCCGCCCATCGGGTGATTCAGCAGACGCTAATGCGCCTCAATGACCCCTACACCCGGTTTTTGCCCCCGCAAGAGTATAGCCAGCTTCTGTTACAAACCCAAGGTCAGCAGGTGGATGTGGGGATTACCCTTGTCGAGGCAGGGGAACTATTTCGGGTCAGCACGATCCAAGCGGGGTCGGTGGCAGCCAAAAGCGACCTCAAGGTTGGTGACGAGATCCTAGCGATTAATGGTCGGGGGAGCGATCGCCTCACCTTAGAGCGAGCCACCCTTGCCCTGCGCGGACCGGCAGGAAGTAAGGTGCGCCTTTTAGTGCGCCGTGAGGGCAGGCCACAGCCCTTTAGTATTGAACTGACCCGAGCCGGGGACATTCCCCGCACCGTTAACTTTCAAACCCTGACGGTGGGTCAGCAGCGGGTGGGTTACATCCGCCTCAGTGGGTTTAATAGCCGCTCGGTGGAGCAGATGAAAGAGGCGGTAAACATCCTCAAAGGCGAGCGGGTGCAGGGGTTTATCCTTGATGTGCGCCATAATCCAGGGGGGCTGCTAGAGGCGGGGATTGAAATTACTCGCCAATGGCTAGACTCGGGGGTTATTGTCCGCATTCAGCAGCATCAGCGGGAGGAAACCATTCGGGCACAGCAAAACGCCATCAGTCACCTACCCCTTGTCATATTGGTGAACCACACCTCCGCCAGTGCCAGTGAAATTCTAGCGGGTGCCCTACAGGATCAGGGACGAGCCACGGTCGTGGGCACTCGTACCTTTGGCAAAGTGCGGGTGCAGGCGGTACACGAAATGGCGGATGGCTCTGCCCTAGTGGTGACGATCGCCCGCTACTTAACCCCCCGTGGCACCGACATTTCCGCAGGGGGAATCACCCCCGATGTAATGGTGGCAACCGACCCAACGGTGGATTTAGAGTTGCGCCTTAATCCCAATCTTTTGCCGCGTCCCACAGACCCAGTCATGGTCAAAGCCCTAGAATTGTTAAACACCAAAATTAGCGATCGCCGCTCTGCCAATGTCCGCTGA
- a CDS encoding NIL domain-containing protein has product MKKRVTLTFPRRTIQMPVTYRLAKDFNIAANIIRAQVAPNQVGKLVLELAGDIDQMEAALDWLRQQNIEVSLASREIVIDEQACVHCGLCTGVCPTQALTLHPKTFQLQFTRSRCIVCEQCVAACPVEAIHTNF; this is encoded by the coding sequence TTGAAAAAGCGAGTGACCTTGACGTTTCCGCGACGAACGATTCAAATGCCTGTCACCTATCGACTGGCAAAAGATTTTAATATTGCTGCAAATATTATCCGTGCTCAAGTTGCCCCTAACCAAGTGGGCAAACTAGTCCTAGAACTAGCGGGAGATATTGATCAGATGGAGGCCGCACTAGATTGGTTGCGGCAGCAGAATATTGAGGTCTCCCTTGCAAGTCGTGAAATTGTGATTGATGAGCAGGCCTGTGTTCACTGTGGCTTATGCACGGGCGTGTGTCCAACCCAAGCCCTCACGCTGCATCCAAAAACATTTCAGCTACAGTTTACGCGCTCCCGTTGTATTGTTTGCGAGCAGTGCGTTGCTGCATGTCCAGTTGAGGCGATTCACACTAATTTTTAA
- a CDS encoding mechanosensitive ion channel domain-containing protein gives MIKYVGLFLATAPASLLLAQVARTERLRFAIFEALQIVGIVAIAIFSDWLLIQLGWKYLQERLNQLLVTTAQPWLSLGSSLIRLILRILLWSLVLSWVLQSVESLSPWHDRIDSITSFLLQKISVIFNTPFMQLGQTKITLNFLFIILFLSITVIFTSRWISEWIKNRILIQLRVDRGSQETITRVVSYSLSFVGFIIVLQTAGIDLSSLTVLAGVLGIGFGFGLQNLASNFISGLAILLEHPIKVGDFIEVDGLLGTVEKISIRATIIRTNDSQYVIVPNNRFIEKNVVNWSYGSPDSRIHIPVNVAYGSDTVLVTEALLSAARQDPRVLLSPPPSVWFRSFGESAYVFELLVWINRPQDSEPIKSALNFLIEQELRQRDIEIPFPQLDLRLRDVGDLRAITRYYRRSTPASELAEVTEASTSVAKPKPKSASPLPPLSDLLRNMSCFTRCSNADLQMLIELGTRRFYDVGEIVFREGDPGDAFYVVLEGSVEVRSEHLDQILATLYQGDFFGEIAVLTGMPRSATVRTLEDTILFVVHRGAVQRLLQAQPQLAEDIAHELAARQQVLQELGLAGMNGKGTPSLPPLHWIRQRLRTLFSV, from the coding sequence ATGATTAAATACGTCGGCTTATTTTTAGCAACGGCTCCTGCAAGTCTTTTGCTGGCTCAGGTTGCTCGAACTGAACGCTTACGATTTGCCATCTTTGAGGCATTGCAAATTGTGGGTATTGTTGCAATTGCCATCTTTAGTGATTGGCTACTGATTCAACTGGGATGGAAATACCTACAAGAGCGGCTAAATCAACTACTGGTCACTACAGCGCAGCCATGGCTTAGCCTAGGTAGTAGTCTGATCCGCTTGATCCTGCGCATTCTGCTGTGGTCATTAGTCCTCTCTTGGGTATTACAGTCAGTAGAAAGTTTGTCCCCTTGGCACGATCGCATCGATAGTATCACTTCTTTCTTGCTACAAAAGATTTCTGTGATTTTTAATACCCCCTTTATGCAATTGGGGCAGACTAAAATCACCCTGAACTTCCTCTTTATCATCCTTTTTCTATCCATTACAGTTATTTTCACCTCCCGTTGGATCAGTGAATGGATTAAAAACCGCATCTTAATCCAACTACGAGTGGATCGCGGTAGTCAGGAAACCATTACCCGAGTGGTGAGCTACAGTCTCAGTTTTGTTGGTTTTATCATTGTTTTGCAAACCGCTGGGATTGACCTTAGCTCACTAACAGTCTTGGCTGGGGTACTCGGAATTGGGTTTGGTTTTGGTTTACAAAATTTAGCGAGTAACTTTATTAGTGGCTTAGCAATTCTGCTAGAGCATCCCATCAAAGTGGGTGATTTTATTGAAGTGGATGGCTTGCTGGGCACAGTGGAAAAAATTTCGATTCGTGCCACCATCATTCGCACCAATGATAGCCAGTACGTTATTGTGCCCAACAACCGCTTCATTGAAAAGAACGTTGTCAATTGGAGTTATGGTAGTCCGGATAGCCGCATTCACATTCCCGTGAACGTTGCCTACGGCAGTGATACTGTTTTGGTGACAGAGGCGCTTCTTAGTGCTGCACGTCAGGATCCCCGTGTGCTGCTCAGTCCACCCCCCAGTGTGTGGTTTCGTAGTTTTGGCGAGAGTGCCTATGTCTTTGAGCTATTGGTATGGATTAATCGCCCTCAAGACTCGGAACCCATTAAAAGTGCTTTGAATTTCTTAATTGAGCAAGAGTTGCGGCAGCGGGACATTGAAATCCCATTTCCACAACTAGACCTGCGCCTGCGAGATGTCGGGGATTTACGGGCTATCACCCGCTATTATCGCCGGTCAACCCCAGCGTCTGAGTTGGCAGAGGTAACAGAAGCAAGCACCAGTGTGGCCAAACCCAAACCGAAATCAGCCAGCCCCCTGCCGCCACTATCGGATCTGCTGCGCAACATGAGTTGTTTTACCCGCTGCTCCAATGCTGATTTGCAAATGCTGATTGAGCTAGGGACGCGCCGATTTTACGATGTGGGGGAGATCGTTTTCCGTGAGGGAGATCCTGGCGATGCCTTTTACGTTGTTTTAGAGGGATCGGTGGAGGTGCGCTCTGAGCACTTGGATCAAATTTTGGCAACCCTTTACCAAGGTGATTTTTTTGGTGAGATTGCTGTGCTGACGGGGATGCCGCGATCGGCCACTGTGCGAACCCTTGAAGATACCATCCTCTTTGTTGTCCATCGAGGAGCGGTACAACGCTTGCTACAGGCACAACCCCAACTGGCAGAGGACATTGCCCATGAGCTAGCGGCACGGCAGCAGGTTCTCCAAGAGTTGGGCTTAGCGGGCATGAATGGTAAAGGTACACCATCGCTGCCGCCATTGCACTGGATTCGACAACGGCTGCGCACGTTGTTTAGCGTTTAG
- the lipB gene encoding lipoyl(octanoyl) transferase LipB: MNKPIAWYCPLDLIPYPQAWAWQRQLVEQRKGNPQLADVLLTLEHPPIYTLGQGATTDHLQFAPDGCSVPVLRVERGGEVTYHCPGQLVAYPILNLRRHRCDLHWYLHQLEEVIIQTLRVYDIKGERVAGLTGVWVEGYKVAAIGIKVSRWLSFHGIALNVVNDLRGFGQIVPCGIGDRPVGNLLQFRADIKFESVREQFSQSFADVFNLHLEARSLGDLLETPDTGGRTE; this comes from the coding sequence ATGAATAAACCCATTGCTTGGTATTGCCCCCTTGACCTGATCCCCTATCCGCAGGCGTGGGCATGGCAACGGCAATTAGTCGAGCAGCGCAAGGGCAACCCACAGTTGGCGGATGTTCTGTTGACCCTAGAGCATCCACCGATCTACACCCTTGGGCAGGGGGCCACAACCGACCATTTACAGTTTGCACCCGATGGTTGTTCTGTCCCAGTGCTGAGAGTTGAGCGGGGGGGAGAGGTCACCTACCATTGCCCGGGGCAGTTGGTGGCCTACCCAATCTTGAACTTACGGCGGCATCGGTGTGACTTGCACTGGTATCTCCACCAGTTGGAGGAAGTCATCATCCAAACCTTACGGGTATATGACATAAAAGGGGAGCGTGTTGCTGGCCTCACGGGGGTTTGGGTGGAGGGGTATAAGGTGGCCGCTATTGGGATCAAAGTCAGCCGCTGGCTGAGTTTCCACGGCATTGCCCTGAATGTTGTCAATGACTTACGGGGCTTTGGTCAAATTGTGCCCTGCGGTATTGGCGATCGCCCGGTGGGGAACCTGCTACAGTTTAGAGCCGACATTAAGTTTGAATCTGTGCGAGAGCAGTTTAGCCAATCCTTTGCCGATGTCTTTAACCTGCATTTAGAAGCGCGATCCCTTGGAGATCTCCTTGAAACCCCTGATACAGGAGGACGAACCGAATGA
- the hpf gene encoding ribosome hibernation-promoting factor, HPF/YfiA family, with the protein MRLVIHGKNIDITDGIRSYVNQKIERAASHFQNVINEIDVHLSVARNRSTAPKQTAEVTLFVNGSVIRAEESSENLYASIDLVADKIARKLRKLKEKRQDKARTKEVNAVAEAPVVADLVGDRTPQLPEHVVRMKYFAMPPMTIQEALEHLEMVDHDFYVFRNQETGEINVVYERNHGGFGVIQPRPTSGGNHHHHKAVAKSAH; encoded by the coding sequence ATGAGGCTAGTGATTCATGGTAAAAATATTGACATTACCGATGGCATTCGCAGCTATGTGAACCAAAAAATTGAACGCGCTGCCAGTCACTTTCAAAATGTCATTAACGAAATTGATGTCCACCTTTCTGTGGCTCGTAATCGCAGCACTGCCCCAAAACAAACCGCTGAGGTCACGTTATTTGTGAACGGGTCAGTGATTCGCGCTGAAGAAAGTAGTGAAAATCTCTATGCCAGCATTGATCTGGTTGCGGACAAAATTGCCCGTAAACTGCGCAAACTGAAAGAAAAACGCCAAGATAAAGCGCGCACCAAAGAGGTTAACGCCGTCGCCGAAGCACCGGTGGTTGCTGATCTGGTGGGCGATCGCACCCCCCAATTACCGGAGCACGTGGTGCGGATGAAATATTTTGCCATGCCACCGATGACCATCCAAGAAGCGCTTGAGCATCTGGAAATGGTAGATCACGACTTCTACGTTTTCCGCAATCAGGAGACCGGCGAAATCAATGTGGTGTATGAGCGCAATCACGGTGGTTTTGGGGTGATTCAACCCCGCCCTACCTCCGGCGGCAATCACCATCACCATAAAGCCGTGGCGAAGTCTGCCCACTGA
- a CDS encoding photosystem II protein Y, whose translation MDWRVLIVLLPVLLAGAWAVRNILPFAIKQFQKFFPSLGKR comes from the coding sequence ATGGATTGGCGTGTACTCATTGTGTTACTGCCGGTACTGTTGGCAGGGGCTTGGGCAGTTCGCAATATCCTGCCCTTTGCGATTAAGCAATTCCAAAAGTTCTTCCCGTCCCTAGGGAAACGCTAA
- a CDS encoding HEAT repeat domain-containing protein gives MLSLEQLATQLESPNSRDRLLALAALRDVPPPEAVPLIKKVLWDDNLQIRSMAVFALGVKPTPECFDILVQLLETEPDYGIRADAAGALGYLQDQRAFAPLVRAFYEDTDWLVRFSAAVSLGNLKDVRAVEVLRSALSSNEVVMLQGAIAALGEIGDPSIVEEILPFVTAEDWLIRQRLAEALGNLPSPKTQSALEYLAKDEHPHVAAAAEISLQRLAQR, from the coding sequence ATGCTATCCCTTGAGCAGCTTGCCACCCAGCTTGAAAGTCCGAATTCCCGCGATCGCCTCCTTGCCTTGGCGGCGCTGCGGGATGTGCCCCCGCCTGAGGCTGTCCCGTTAATCAAAAAAGTACTGTGGGATGATAATTTACAAATCCGCTCCATGGCTGTGTTTGCCTTAGGGGTTAAGCCCACGCCAGAGTGCTTTGACATTTTAGTGCAACTCCTCGAAACAGAACCCGACTACGGCATTCGCGCTGATGCTGCCGGAGCATTAGGGTATCTGCAAGATCAGCGGGCATTTGCCCCCCTCGTGCGTGCCTTTTACGAAGACACCGACTGGTTAGTGCGCTTTAGTGCAGCAGTTTCCCTGGGCAACCTGAAGGATGTGCGGGCGGTTGAGGTGCTGCGCTCAGCCTTAAGCAGTAACGAGGTGGTGATGCTCCAAGGCGCGATCGCGGCGTTGGGGGAAATTGGTGACCCCAGCATTGTTGAAGAGATTTTACCCTTTGTGACTGCCGAGGACTGGCTCATTCGCCAGCGACTTGCGGAAGCCTTGGGCAACCTCCCCAGCCCGAAAACTCAGTCAGCCTTAGAGTATTTGGCCAAGGACGAGCATCCCCACGTTGCAGCAGCAGCAGAAATTTCTTTACAACGCCTTGCCCAGCGATAG
- the purN gene encoding phosphoribosylglycinamide formyltransferase yields the protein MSADALVSPAAPALIAPCSPLRLGVLASGSGTNFAALAAAIANGELPATLQVLIYNNPKALVAERAQQWQIPSVLLNHRHYNSRESLDAAIVETLKTYDVEWVVMAGWMRIVTPVLLNAYPQRVINLHPSLLPSFRGLHAVEQALAAGVKITGCTVHLVEEAVDSGPILVQAAVPVLAEDTPATLHARIQRQEHHILKQAIAHLAAAHSLSR from the coding sequence ATGTCCGCTGATGCTTTAGTCTCTCCCGCTGCTCCAGCCTTGATTGCCCCCTGCTCTCCGCTGCGGCTGGGGGTGCTTGCCTCCGGCAGTGGCACCAATTTTGCTGCCCTTGCGGCGGCGATCGCCAACGGCGAACTGCCAGCAACCCTTCAGGTACTGATCTACAATAACCCCAAGGCCTTAGTTGCCGAGCGAGCACAGCAGTGGCAGATTCCCAGTGTGCTCCTAAACCATCGGCACTACAATAGCCGCGAAAGCCTAGATGCCGCCATTGTCGAAACCCTAAAAACTTACGATGTCGAGTGGGTTGTGATGGCGGGTTGGATGCGGATTGTTACCCCTGTGCTCTTGAATGCCTATCCTCAGCGAGTGATCAATCTCCACCCCAGTTTGTTGCCCAGTTTTCGGGGGCTACACGCTGTTGAACAAGCTTTGGCTGCTGGCGTGAAAATTACTGGCTGTACGGTGCACCTTGTCGAAGAAGCGGTGGATAGTGGCCCAATTTTGGTTCAAGCTGCTGTTCCAGTCTTGGCGGAGGATACCCCCGCAACCCTGCACGCGCGCATTCAACGTCAAGAGCATCATATTCTTAAGCAGGCGATCGCCCACCTTGCTGCTGCCCACTCCCTGAGCCGTTAG
- a CDS encoding cupin domain-containing protein, whose amino-acid sequence MNSWQAEDWVRALQLQPHPEGGYFREVYRAAGTIPAVALPPHFAGGDRAYSTSIYFLLRSGERSLLHQIASDEVWHFYAGSGLTIHMITPSGVYERLPLGINVEDGEQLQQVVPATAWFGATVNDPNTFSLVGCTVAPGFDFRDFRLASRHHLQQQFPQHHDLISQLTPAA is encoded by the coding sequence ATGAACTCATGGCAAGCGGAGGATTGGGTAAGGGCGCTTCAGCTTCAGCCCCACCCTGAGGGTGGGTACTTTCGGGAAGTCTATCGGGCAGCAGGCACAATTCCAGCAGTAGCCTTGCCCCCTCACTTTGCGGGGGGCGATCGCGCCTACAGTACCAGCATTTATTTTCTGCTGCGCTCAGGGGAGCGATCGCTGCTGCATCAAATTGCCAGTGATGAAGTGTGGCATTTTTATGCTGGCAGTGGCTTGACCATTCACATGATCACCCCCAGCGGTGTCTATGAGCGACTCCCCCTAGGGATCAACGTTGAAGACGGTGAGCAACTCCAGCAAGTAGTACCAGCAACCGCATGGTTTGGTGCCACCGTGAATGATCCCAACACCTTTAGCCTTGTGGGTTGCACAGTCGCACCCGGCTTCGATTTTCGGGATTTCCGCCTAGCCAGCCGTCACCACCTGCAACAGCAGTTTCCCCAGCACCATGACCTCATTAGCCAGTTAACCCCTGCAGCCTAA
- a CDS encoding sensor histidine kinase codes for MTPAPTDLTDEFGFQSIFENAVVGIFQTDLEGNYIRANRALALIYGYDSPSQLLQEQPNARACLYVDPQQRQRFIEMMARQDTLTNFESEVYRRDGSRCWISETCRVVRSPEGQILYFEGFVQDITVQHQALAGLQAAERHLKQKNLELEETLSQLQKAQRELIYSEKMAALGQLVAGVAHEINTPLGAIRSSIETINLCTERSLPLLPTLVRQLPEGVFNQFLELCTLSRADSLALSSRERRQYKRQIMALLEAHDIANADVWADTLVDLGVLTEATVPVELLRTAQGQEAVTLAHQLALLERSTHTITTAIERAAKVVFALKTYARVDQSSQKVPAQIIDGIETVLTLYHNKLKHGVEVVRHYEPVPEIHCYPDELTQVWTNLIHNALHAMEDRGRLDIVVRREQTQICVEIIDSGCGIPEAILPRIFEPFFTTKPIGEGNGLGLDIVRKIIDKHQGHIEVNSQPGRTQFCVRLPLE; via the coding sequence ATGACCCCCGCCCCAACTGACCTCACGGATGAATTTGGCTTCCAAAGTATCTTTGAAAATGCCGTTGTGGGAATTTTCCAAACCGACTTGGAGGGGAATTATATCCGTGCCAATCGTGCTTTGGCGTTAATTTATGGCTATGATTCCCCGTCGCAATTGCTCCAAGAGCAGCCCAATGCCCGAGCCTGCCTTTATGTGGATCCACAGCAGCGGCAGCGGTTTATTGAGATGATGGCGCGCCAAGATACGCTGACCAACTTTGAGTCAGAAGTCTATCGTCGGGATGGGTCTCGCTGCTGGATCTCGGAAACCTGCCGGGTGGTGCGCAGCCCTGAGGGGCAAATTCTCTACTTTGAAGGATTTGTGCAAGATATTACGGTGCAGCATCAAGCCTTGGCTGGGTTGCAAGCGGCAGAGCGGCACCTAAAACAAAAAAACCTAGAACTGGAGGAAACCCTTAGCCAACTGCAAAAAGCGCAGCGGGAACTCATTTACTCGGAAAAGATGGCGGCCTTAGGACAGTTAGTGGCGGGTGTTGCCCACGAAATTAATACGCCTCTTGGTGCCATTCGCTCCTCTATTGAAACCATTAACCTCTGTACCGAGCGATCGCTACCCTTATTGCCAACCCTAGTGCGGCAATTGCCTGAAGGGGTGTTTAACCAATTCCTAGAGTTGTGTACCTTGTCCCGAGCAGACTCCCTTGCTCTGTCTAGTCGAGAACGGCGGCAGTACAAGCGCCAGATCATGGCACTTCTGGAGGCTCATGATATTGCGAATGCGGATGTGTGGGCAGACACCTTGGTGGACTTGGGAGTGCTGACAGAGGCAACGGTGCCCGTGGAACTACTGCGTACCGCTCAAGGACAGGAGGCAGTCACCCTTGCCCATCAGTTGGCCTTGCTCGAGCGCAGCACCCACACGATTACAACGGCCATTGAACGCGCAGCCAAGGTTGTGTTTGCCCTGAAAACCTATGCCAGAGTGGATCAGAGCAGTCAAAAAGTCCCTGCCCAAATTATTGATGGCATTGAAACTGTGCTCACCCTCTATCACAACAAGCTCAAGCATGGCGTAGAGGTGGTGCGGCACTACGAACCCGTACCGGAAATCCATTGCTACCCTGATGAATTGACCCAAGTGTGGACAAACCTGATTCACAATGCCCTGCATGCCATGGAGGATCGCGGACGGCTAGACATTGTTGTGCGGCGGGAGCAAACACAGATCTGTGTTGAAATTATCGACAGTGGTTGTGGCATTCCAGAGGCGATATTACCCCGGATTTTTGAGCCATTTTTTACAACGAAACCCATTGGTGAGGGCAATGGGTTGGGTCTTGATATTGTCCGCAAAATTATTGATAAGCACCAAGGCCACATTGAGGTCAACTCTCAACCCGGTCGCACCCAATTCTGTGTTCGTTTACCCCTTGAGTAG
- a CDS encoding RNA polymerase sigma factor, RpoD/SigA family encodes MINSAAKTTTSPSISTDMVRTYLQEIGRVPLLSHEQEIILGKQVQQMMALREKHDALAESLGRELTLEEWAAACNLSLKELNSLLKQGQRAKQKMIEANLRLVVSVAKKYQKRNLELLDLVQEGTLGLERGVEKFDPTRGYKFSTYAYWWIRQAITRAIAQQARTIRLPIHITEKLNKIKRTQRELSQRLGRSATPAEIAAALELEPEQIREYLTLARQPVSLDLRVGDNQDTELGELLEDNSISPEQFTTVESLRDDVHLWLAELTPQQRQVLTLRYGLSDGQELSLAKVGEQLNLSRERVRQLERQALDHLRRRRQQMYEYLAS; translated from the coding sequence ATGATAAACTCCGCCGCAAAAACGACAACTAGTCCCAGTATCAGCACTGACATGGTGCGCACCTACCTCCAAGAAATTGGCCGGGTGCCGCTCCTCAGCCACGAGCAAGAGATCATTCTGGGGAAACAAGTCCAGCAAATGATGGCGCTACGGGAAAAGCACGATGCCTTAGCGGAGTCCTTAGGCCGTGAGCTAACCCTTGAAGAATGGGCGGCTGCCTGCAATCTTAGTCTCAAGGAACTGAACAGTCTGCTGAAGCAGGGTCAGCGCGCCAAGCAGAAGATGATTGAGGCCAACCTCCGGCTGGTGGTGTCTGTGGCCAAAAAATACCAAAAGCGGAATTTAGAACTATTAGATTTGGTGCAAGAAGGCACCCTTGGCCTTGAGCGAGGGGTGGAGAAATTTGATCCCACCCGGGGGTACAAGTTTTCTACCTACGCTTACTGGTGGATTCGTCAAGCCATCACGCGGGCGATCGCTCAGCAGGCACGCACCATCCGCTTGCCTATCCACATTACTGAGAAGCTAAATAAAATTAAGCGAACCCAGCGGGAACTGTCCCAGCGGTTAGGGCGCAGTGCCACCCCCGCAGAAATTGCTGCGGCCTTAGAGCTGGAGCCAGAGCAAATCCGTGAATACCTCACCTTGGCACGGCAGCCCGTGTCCCTTGACCTCCGAGTTGGCGATAACCAAGATACGGAACTCGGCGAATTACTCGAAGACAACAGTATTTCGCCGGAGCAGTTCACCACGGTTGAGTCACTGCGGGATGATGTCCATCTCTGGCTGGCGGAGTTGACCCCCCAGCAGCGGCAAGTGCTGACCCTGCGCTACGGGTTAAGCGATGGCCAGGAACTCTCCCTAGCTAAGGTGGGTGAGCAGCTTAACCTCAGCCGAGAGCGGGTACGGCAGCTCGAACGTCAAGCCTTAGACCATTTACGGCGGCGACGGCAGCAAATGTACGAATACCTAGCCAGCTAA
- a CDS encoding response regulator — protein MPKPVILCVDDERVILESLRTQLRTAFGERYFYETAESAEEALEIIDELQGDSADIIVIVSDWLMPKVRGDEFLIQVHQRFPKVVKVMLTGQADEAAIQRAIEQANLHRCLYKPWHSDELVETIRSGLSPE, from the coding sequence ATGCCTAAGCCAGTAATTCTGTGCGTCGATGATGAGCGCGTGATTTTGGAAAGCCTGCGTACCCAATTGCGAACTGCCTTTGGTGAGCGCTATTTCTACGAAACGGCTGAGAGTGCGGAGGAAGCACTGGAAATCATTGATGAGTTACAGGGAGACAGTGCCGATATTATCGTTATTGTCTCTGACTGGTTGATGCCCAAGGTGCGGGGGGATGAATTTTTAATTCAAGTGCATCAGCGGTTTCCCAAGGTGGTGAAGGTGATGCTGACGGGGCAAGCAGATGAAGCGGCAATTCAGCGGGCGATAGAGCAGGCTAACCTGCATCGCTGTTTGTATAAGCCATGGCACAGTGACGAGTTAGTCGAGACGATCCGTTCTGGCTTATCCCCTGAGTAA
- a CDS encoding ankyrin repeat domain-containing protein, with protein sequence MSELFSAIENGDLSAVIGAIASGANPNIANDAGVMPLAIAAELGHTEIVKVLLAAGAMVNQSDSEGWTPLMAAAGGGFTAIVELLLTAGADVNAKTEFGLTPLMAAAAKGQAATAQQLIAAGADLDAKDHNSWTALVWALDGKQTKVVEVIKAARAQQLKS encoded by the coding sequence ATGAGTGAGCTGTTCTCAGCAATTGAAAACGGTGATTTAAGTGCAGTGATAGGGGCGATCGCCAGTGGTGCTAACCCCAATATTGCAAATGATGCAGGCGTGATGCCCCTTGCCATCGCCGCTGAACTGGGGCATACAGAAATCGTAAAGGTATTACTAGCGGCGGGTGCGATGGTGAATCAGAGCGATAGTGAAGGCTGGACACCGTTAATGGCGGCTGCGGGAGGAGGATTCACCGCCATTGTCGAACTTCTACTTACCGCAGGGGCAGATGTCAACGCCAAGACCGAGTTTGGACTGACCCCTCTAATGGCTGCGGCGGCAAAAGGACAAGCAGCCACCGCGCAGCAACTCATTGCCGCAGGGGCTGATCTGGATGCTAAGGATCACAACTCGTGGACAGCCTTGGTGTGGGCACTGGACGGGAAACAAACTAAGGTGGTTGAGGTCATTAAAGCAGCGCGGGCACAACAACTGAAATCATGA